A DNA window from Litorivicinus lipolyticus contains the following coding sequences:
- the trpE gene encoding anthranilate synthase component I, producing the protein MIAPTPEQLLGLSSRGFKRVPVAMTVLADMETPLSCYLKLGDGAYSYLLESVQGGAQWGRFSMIGLPCSERVSLKDGVITHVRNGETIDSHAEADPLEWIRGYQAGLAVATPADLPNLDLPKFTGGLVGYFAYDTVGLVESKVAHSFPMDPGLDTPDILLLLSDEVVVFDNLSGRLYLITHVDPSAGDALVQAKARLDVLRERLARPLPAKALDAPSFEPIVESDFESEFGAEGYRAAVNRVKDYINAGDCMQVVPSQRMRLPFKAPPLNLYRALRRLNPSPYMYFLQLNDFQIVGSSPEILARFEDGLVTVRPIAGTRQRGANEIEDQALEADLLSDAKELAEHLMLIDLGRNDVGRVAKTGTVTLTDKMIVERYSHVMHIVSNVTGMATDDMDAIDVLKACLPAGTLSGAPKVRAMEIINELEPSRRGIYGGAVGYLGWQGNMDTAIAIRTAVLKDGNLYIQAGAGVVADSDPESEWQETLKKCRAIFRAAAMAHAGLTETP; encoded by the coding sequence ATGATTGCACCGACTCCCGAACAACTGCTTGGTCTAAGTTCAAGAGGCTTCAAGCGTGTGCCTGTGGCGATGACCGTGTTAGCGGACATGGAAACACCGCTGTCGTGCTACCTCAAACTCGGCGACGGTGCCTACAGTTACCTGTTGGAATCCGTCCAGGGCGGGGCGCAATGGGGCCGGTTTAGCATGATCGGGTTGCCGTGCAGCGAACGCGTGTCACTCAAAGATGGCGTTATCACTCACGTGCGTAACGGCGAAACCATCGACAGCCACGCCGAGGCCGATCCGCTCGAATGGATCCGCGGCTACCAGGCCGGTTTGGCGGTGGCGACGCCGGCGGATTTGCCTAATTTGGATTTGCCTAAATTTACCGGTGGTCTGGTCGGGTATTTTGCCTACGACACGGTCGGTTTGGTCGAATCCAAGGTCGCTCACAGTTTCCCGATGGACCCGGGTTTGGACACGCCGGATATTTTGCTGTTGCTGTCCGACGAAGTGGTTGTTTTTGACAATCTATCCGGTCGCCTTTACCTGATCACCCACGTCGACCCCAGCGCCGGTGATGCACTGGTCCAAGCCAAGGCGCGCCTGGACGTATTGCGTGAACGACTGGCCCGACCGTTGCCGGCCAAAGCCTTGGATGCGCCGAGTTTCGAGCCGATTGTTGAGTCGGACTTTGAATCCGAGTTCGGCGCCGAGGGCTATCGTGCCGCGGTTAACCGGGTCAAGGACTACATCAACGCCGGCGACTGCATGCAAGTGGTGCCATCGCAGCGCATGCGACTGCCGTTCAAAGCGCCGCCGCTGAACCTGTATCGGGCATTGCGCCGGTTGAATCCGTCGCCGTACATGTACTTTTTGCAACTGAATGACTTCCAAATCGTCGGTTCGTCGCCGGAAATTCTGGCTCGATTCGAAGACGGATTGGTGACGGTGCGACCGATTGCTGGGACGCGTCAACGCGGCGCCAACGAAATCGAGGATCAGGCCTTGGAAGCGGACTTATTGTCCGACGCCAAAGAGCTGGCCGAGCACCTGATGCTGATTGACCTGGGTCGCAACGACGTCGGCCGTGTCGCCAAGACCGGCACGGTCACGCTGACGGACAAAATGATCGTCGAGCGCTATAGCCACGTGATGCACATTGTGTCGAACGTGACGGGGATGGCGACCGATGACATGGACGCGATTGATGTACTCAAAGCCTGCTTGCCCGCGGGCACGCTGTCCGGGGCCCCAAAAGTGCGGGCAATGGAAATTATCAACGAGTTGGAACCCTCGCGCCGCGGCATATATGGCGGCGCCGTCGGTTACCTGGGCTGGCAGGGCAACATGGACACGGCGATCGCGATTCGCACCGCGGTGTTAAAGGATGGAAATCTGTACATCCAAGCCGGTGCCGGCGTAGTGGCCGATTCGGACCCTGAAAGCGAATGGCAAGAAACCCTTAAGAAATGCCGTGCGATTTTCCGTGCCGCAGCCATGGCACACGCGGGTCTGACGGAGACGCCCTGA
- a CDS encoding DnaJ domain-containing protein, giving the protein MQVFGALVGAAIGIWGGVFPALVFAVTGAIAGRALWRSIVADIRDDLAQQRLIFRLAGFHCKLQGAITPRHLAATQSLIRRLDLSVSGQREAVASFNQGKAGLDADAVSARLRHHCRTRLHSASLAWLLVRLVRSDVQGLAAESRLQATVARLGLPAVLVRLKKTPAPDAPQSQPAATPSSAWRVLGVAPGTQGAALKKAYRKAMSTHHPDKVAAAGGSAEAIEAAKQESQKIQAAWNKVKRHATR; this is encoded by the coding sequence GTGCAGGTATTTGGTGCGTTGGTCGGTGCGGCGATCGGTATTTGGGGCGGTGTATTTCCAGCGTTGGTGTTTGCCGTGACCGGTGCCATTGCCGGGCGTGCACTGTGGCGTTCGATCGTTGCGGACATTCGCGATGATTTGGCCCAGCAGCGCCTCATTTTTCGCCTGGCCGGCTTTCACTGCAAACTGCAAGGCGCGATCACGCCGCGCCACTTGGCCGCCACCCAAAGCCTGATTCGACGCCTGGATTTGAGCGTTTCGGGTCAGCGCGAAGCGGTCGCATCGTTTAATCAGGGGAAAGCGGGGCTGGATGCGGACGCCGTCAGCGCGCGTTTGCGTCATCACTGCCGGACCCGATTGCACAGCGCGTCGTTGGCTTGGTTGCTGGTGCGTTTGGTGCGCAGCGATGTCCAGGGCCTGGCGGCGGAGTCGCGATTGCAGGCCACGGTCGCGAGGCTGGGCTTGCCGGCGGTGCTGGTGCGACTGAAAAAAACACCCGCGCCGGACGCGCCGCAGTCGCAGCCGGCTGCGACTCCTAGCTCGGCATGGCGAGTGCTCGGGGTGGCTCCGGGGACTCAGGGTGCGGCGCTGAAAAAAGCCTACCGCAAGGCTATGAGTACCCACCATCCAGACAAAGTCGCCGCGGCCGGGGGTTCAGCCGAAGCGATTGAAGCGGCCAAGCAAGAGTCGCAAAAAATTCAGGCTGCCTGGAATAAAGTAAAGCGACACGCAACTCGCTGA
- the rsmA gene encoding 16S rRNA (adenine(1518)-N(6)/adenine(1519)-N(6))-dimethyltransferase RsmA, with amino-acid sequence MNHKARKRFGQNFLTDQRVLDQIQAAIRIRPGQHLIEVGPGLGALTERLMAADRLSLIELDRDLAVGLRAAFADNPSVNLVEGDALHVDLDAIADADVDNPALAIRLVGNLPYNVGTALVLRFLQWGRALDMTFMLQKEVVQRLCAQVGDRHYGRLAIVTSCYARTEQLFDVPPTAFDPPPKVDSAIVRLTPIDDPGFAITSMDMLERVTQAAFGQRRKTLRNSLKPLIDESVLVSLDINPAARAETLTPLEFARISNHLSAHE; translated from the coding sequence GTGAACCACAAAGCACGTAAGCGTTTCGGTCAGAACTTCCTGACCGATCAACGCGTATTGGATCAAATCCAAGCCGCCATCCGGATTCGCCCCGGGCAACACCTGATCGAAGTCGGCCCTGGCTTGGGCGCCCTGACCGAACGTTTGATGGCGGCGGACCGCCTTAGCTTGATTGAATTGGATCGTGATCTGGCGGTCGGGTTGCGTGCGGCCTTTGCCGACAACCCGTCGGTTAATCTGGTCGAGGGCGACGCCCTGCATGTTGACCTGGACGCGATCGCGGATGCCGACGTCGACAATCCGGCCCTGGCCATTCGGCTGGTTGGCAACCTGCCGTACAACGTCGGCACCGCCTTAGTGCTGCGCTTTTTACAGTGGGGCCGCGCGCTGGACATGACCTTCATGCTGCAAAAAGAAGTCGTTCAGCGCCTGTGCGCCCAGGTCGGTGATCGCCACTACGGACGTTTGGCCATTGTCACCTCTTGCTATGCGCGCACCGAGCAACTATTCGATGTGCCACCAACCGCGTTTGATCCGCCACCCAAGGTCGACAGCGCCATTGTCCGACTGACGCCCATCGACGACCCAGGCTTTGCCATCACCTCGATGGACATGTTGGAGCGCGTCACCCAAGCGGCCTTTGGCCAGCGCCGCAAAACCTTGCGCAACAGCCTTAAACCGCTGATTGACGAAAGCGTGCTGGTGTCGCTCGACATCAACCCCGCTGCGCGCGCCGAGACACTGACGCCGCTTGAATTTGCGCGCATCAGCAACCACTTATCTGCGCATGAATGA
- the apaG gene encoding Co2+/Mg2+ efflux protein ApaG, protein MNDLRYQVEVTAKPTYKGQQNGHYAFVYEISIHNAGSFSAQLLNRHWLITDGNGKTEEVKGPGVIGEQPVLVPGDTYTYTSGALLKTEVGSMRGQFEMQADDGHRFMAPIRAFTLAVPGALN, encoded by the coding sequence ATGAATGATTTACGCTACCAGGTCGAAGTGACCGCCAAACCGACCTACAAAGGCCAACAAAACGGCCACTACGCGTTTGTCTACGAAATTTCGATTCACAATGCCGGCAGTTTCAGTGCTCAACTGCTGAACCGGCATTGGCTGATCACCGATGGCAACGGCAAGACCGAAGAGGTCAAAGGCCCCGGTGTAATTGGCGAACAACCGGTGCTGGTGCCTGGCGATACCTACACCTACACCTCGGGCGCCCTGCTGAAAACTGAGGTCGGCAGCATGCGCGGCCAATTCGAGATGCAGGCCGACGACGGCCACCGCTTTATGGCGCCAATACGGGCGTTCACCCTCGCGGTACCCGGCGCGCTTAACTAA
- the rpe gene encoding ribulose-phosphate 3-epimerase, with protein sequence MHDYLIAPSILAADLAKLGQEVDDVLVAGADIIHFDVMDNHYVPNLTFGPSVCAALRKHGVTAPIDVHLMVKPVDALIGMFADAGASWITFHPEASEHVDRSLAMIKERGLKAGLVLNPATPLTHLEYVLDKLDVVLLMSVNPGFGGQKFIPGTLDKIAATRAYLDARGAQHVRIEVDGGVGPGNIAEVASRGADSFVAGSAIFGQPDYKVVVDRMRQALAGQ encoded by the coding sequence ATGCACGATTATCTGATCGCCCCCTCTATTCTTGCCGCCGACTTGGCCAAACTCGGCCAGGAAGTCGATGACGTCTTGGTGGCTGGCGCCGACATCATCCACTTTGATGTGATGGATAATCACTACGTGCCTAACCTGACCTTTGGCCCCAGCGTCTGTGCGGCCCTGCGAAAGCATGGCGTGACCGCCCCGATTGATGTGCATTTGATGGTCAAGCCAGTGGATGCGCTGATCGGCATGTTTGCCGACGCCGGCGCCAGCTGGATTACCTTTCACCCGGAAGCCTCGGAACACGTGGATCGCTCGTTGGCGATGATCAAAGAGCGCGGTTTGAAAGCGGGCTTGGTGCTGAACCCGGCGACGCCACTGACGCATTTGGAATACGTCTTGGACAAACTCGACGTGGTCTTGCTGATGAGCGTCAACCCAGGCTTTGGCGGTCAAAAATTCATCCCCGGTACGCTTGATAAAATCGCCGCTACACGGGCCTATTTGGACGCACGCGGCGCCCAACACGTGCGCATTGAAGTCGACGGCGGGGTCGGCCCGGGCAATATTGCCGAGGTCGCCAGTCGGGGAGCCGATAGCTTTGTCGCCGGCTCGGCCATTTTTGGACAGCCTGACTACAAAGTGGTCGTGGACCGTATGCGTCAGGCCTTGGCCGGCCAGTGA
- a CDS encoding anthranilate synthase component II, whose amino-acid sequence MLVMLDNYDSFTYNLVQYFQELGAQVKVLRNDETTVDEVLALNPDQVVISPGPCTPKQAGISVALIQACAGRIPTLGVCLGHQSMAAAYGADIVRAPRIMHGKTSDIEHDGRGVFSGLKHPLTVTRYHSLVIDPATLPDNFEVTSYSVADGERECIMGIRDTKLGLEGVQFHPESILSEQGHEMLDNFLKRA is encoded by the coding sequence ATGCTGGTCATGCTCGATAATTACGACTCGTTTACCTACAACCTAGTCCAGTACTTTCAAGAGCTGGGCGCGCAGGTCAAGGTATTGCGCAACGACGAGACCACGGTTGACGAGGTGTTGGCGTTGAACCCCGACCAGGTGGTGATCAGCCCGGGTCCATGCACGCCTAAGCAAGCCGGCATTTCGGTCGCGCTGATTCAAGCCTGTGCCGGCCGTATTCCGACCCTGGGGGTGTGCTTAGGTCACCAGTCGATGGCAGCGGCCTACGGTGCCGACATTGTGCGTGCACCGCGCATCATGCACGGCAAAACCTCGGACATTGAACACGACGGGCGCGGGGTGTTTAGCGGCCTGAAACACCCGCTGACCGTGACCCGCTACCACTCGTTGGTGATTGATCCGGCGACGCTGCCGGATAACTTTGAAGTCACCTCGTATTCTGTTGCCGACGGCGAGCGTGAATGCATTATGGGCATTCGCGACACCAAACTGGGACTTGAAGGCGTCCAGTTCCACCCCGAGTCTATTCTTTCGGAACAGGGGCACGAGATGCTCGACAACTTCTTAAAGCGGGCCTAG
- the gph gene encoding phosphoglycolate phosphatase (PGP is an essential enzyme in the glycolate salvage pathway in higher organisms (photorespiration in plants). Phosphoglycolate results from the oxidase activity of RubisCO in the Calvin cycle when concentrations of carbon dioxide are low relative to oxygen. This enzyme is a member of the Haloacid Dehalogenase (HAD) superfamily of aspartate-nucleophile hydrolase enzymes (PF00702).): protein MKIRSLVDGPLEAVLFDFDGTLVDSVPDLAASVDAVLAEYGQGPAGEARVRDWVGRGAWNLIHRAFEFADASQHADAAYLRFESHYQAQCARNPVLYPGVAEGLARIQQQWPTALVTNKPMQYTTIMLDALDMRFDVVLGGDSVATKKPAPDMLQLACQRMGVNPARCVMVGDSSNDSEAAQALGMPVALTRLGYNHGNAVELAAPDLIYHDFLELLA from the coding sequence GTGAAAATTCGATCCCTGGTCGACGGACCGCTGGAAGCAGTGCTGTTTGATTTTGACGGCACATTGGTCGATAGCGTGCCGGACTTGGCAGCATCGGTGGATGCGGTGCTGGCCGAATACGGACAGGGTCCGGCAGGCGAGGCCCGGGTGCGTGATTGGGTTGGGCGCGGGGCGTGGAACCTGATTCATCGGGCCTTCGAATTTGCCGACGCCAGCCAGCATGCGGATGCGGCTTACCTGCGTTTCGAGTCCCACTACCAGGCGCAGTGCGCGCGCAATCCGGTGCTTTACCCCGGCGTGGCCGAGGGCTTGGCACGCATTCAGCAGCAATGGCCGACGGCGCTGGTGACCAATAAACCGATGCAGTACACGACAATTATGCTGGATGCCTTGGATATGCGCTTTGACGTGGTGCTGGGCGGGGATAGTGTGGCCACCAAAAAACCAGCCCCGGACATGCTTCAGCTGGCGTGCCAGCGGATGGGCGTCAATCCGGCGCGCTGTGTCATGGTGGGCGATTCGTCTAACGATTCTGAAGCCGCGCAAGCCTTGGGCATGCCGGTTGCACTCACGCGGTTGGGCTATAACCATGGCAACGCGGTCGAGCTGGCCGCGCCCGATTTGATTTATCACGACTTTTTAGAGCTTTTGGCATGA
- a CDS encoding LPS-assembly protein LptD — MLKRLSLLALAASFHSAANPALVGVDWIEDPVANPLCGGYYLSPQLPDARGEEIEARALETEYDGSDRIALKGDAQLWNNQIALEADEISLYRVSGDGDAIGNVAFRDPQFLVRGKTASLNLYSGRVELRDSEIVAHELHLYGQAEDVVRNGAGIIRVRNVDYSFCAPTDDAWQMGAGDIKLDFNSGRGYAKNVTLKIKKVPFVWLPIIGFPVDERRLTGFLWPKFSLESSDLYGSDYSLEAPFYWNIAPQTDALIVPTRIAHRGNMLQLQQRYLFANESQSTVNLGWLDDDAISGGKRRAITATWATETSSPWIANAYGAWADDADYETDIGGLAIPDDEQFPSLKVSTSYRQPSWSITSSLKSYTLADASTGQAARPYRELPRIVAQGRIDDSQRDQNWYAQFVNFERDNTLLSGTSADTGSRVNLRYTLAQPFRSSWGYLTPAIGADGIAYALSRDSGLDDAPSVAVPRASVDAGLFVERRFERLTHRIEPRLKYLRVAHVDQDAQPNFDTGSVGFSFTQLFSDRRFSGGDRIGDTEQVTAGLSNRWSDNDSGSERYRFDLGQTFYLRDRSVGLSANSVDTTARSPLVGEARINLNERWSLGSEATLDPRFGVDSGASSVKYRRDQHHLATLRIRWNDQAATSHEGSVLWGLNDRWRVAAGYGYNEETRHSERFAFGFEYESCCWRTAVVQSYDRPSSTGAGTHKLSLQFQLKGLGQIGRRAINNLRDNIEDYEPRPIRY; from the coding sequence TTGTTAAAGCGACTTTCCCTACTGGCCCTCGCCGCCAGCTTTCACAGTGCCGCCAATCCCGCACTGGTCGGCGTCGACTGGATCGAGGACCCGGTCGCCAATCCGCTGTGCGGGGGCTATTACCTGTCACCGCAACTGCCGGATGCCCGCGGCGAAGAAATTGAAGCGCGCGCGTTGGAAACCGAATACGACGGCTCTGACCGCATTGCACTTAAGGGCGACGCCCAACTGTGGAACAACCAAATTGCCCTGGAAGCGGATGAAATCAGTCTGTACCGCGTGTCCGGCGATGGCGACGCGATTGGCAACGTGGCCTTTCGCGACCCGCAGTTCTTAGTCCGTGGCAAGACCGCGTCACTGAACCTGTACAGCGGCCGGGTCGAGCTGCGCGACAGCGAAATTGTCGCACACGAGCTGCACCTTTACGGCCAAGCCGAGGACGTTGTGCGCAATGGCGCCGGTATCATTCGCGTACGCAATGTCGACTACAGTTTTTGCGCGCCCACCGATGACGCCTGGCAAATGGGGGCGGGTGACATCAAACTCGACTTCAACTCCGGTCGCGGTTACGCCAAAAATGTCACCCTGAAAATCAAGAAAGTGCCCTTTGTGTGGTTGCCAATTATTGGTTTCCCGGTCGATGAACGCCGTTTAACCGGCTTTTTATGGCCAAAATTTTCATTAGAAAGCAGCGACCTGTACGGCAGCGACTATTCACTGGAAGCGCCGTTTTATTGGAACATCGCGCCGCAAACCGACGCCCTGATCGTGCCCACGCGGATCGCCCACCGCGGCAACATGTTACAGCTTCAACAGCGCTATCTATTCGCCAACGAAAGCCAGTCCACGGTCAATCTGGGGTGGCTCGATGACGACGCCATTAGCGGCGGCAAACGCCGCGCCATCACCGCGACCTGGGCTACCGAAACGAGCTCGCCGTGGATTGCCAATGCCTACGGCGCCTGGGCTGACGATGCCGACTATGAAACCGACATCGGCGGGCTTGCGATCCCGGACGATGAACAGTTCCCCAGCCTGAAAGTCTCTACCAGCTACCGCCAACCGAGCTGGAGCATCACCAGCAGCCTAAAAAGCTACACCCTCGCCGACGCCAGCACCGGCCAGGCGGCACGCCCGTATCGCGAGCTGCCGCGGATCGTCGCCCAAGGCCGCATTGATGACAGCCAGCGCGACCAAAACTGGTACGCCCAGTTCGTCAATTTCGAGCGCGACAATACGCTGCTCAGCGGCACCAGCGCCGACACCGGCAGCCGTGTCAATCTGCGCTACACCCTGGCGCAACCGTTTCGCTCCAGCTGGGGTTACCTGACCCCAGCGATCGGTGCCGACGGCATCGCCTACGCATTGTCCCGCGACAGCGGCCTGGATGACGCGCCCTCAGTCGCGGTACCGCGCGCCAGTGTCGATGCTGGGTTGTTTGTCGAACGTCGTTTTGAGCGCCTGACCCACCGCATTGAGCCGCGCCTTAAATACCTGCGCGTGGCGCACGTGGACCAAGACGCCCAACCCAATTTTGACACCGGCAGCGTCGGCTTTAGCTTTACCCAATTGTTTTCCGATCGACGCTTTTCCGGCGGCGATCGCATCGGTGACACCGAGCAGGTCACCGCCGGGCTGTCCAACCGCTGGAGCGACAACGACAGCGGCAGCGAGCGCTACCGCTTTGATCTCGGCCAGACGTTTTATCTGCGCGATCGCTCGGTCGGACTGAGTGCAAATAGCGTCGACACCACCGCACGCTCGCCATTGGTCGGGGAAGCACGGATCAACCTCAACGAGCGCTGGAGCCTGGGCAGCGAAGCGACACTGGACCCGCGTTTTGGGGTCGACTCCGGCGCCTCTAGCGTTAAGTACCGGCGCGATCAGCACCACCTGGCCACCCTGCGTATTCGTTGGAACGACCAAGCGGCCACCAGCCATGAGGGCAGCGTGTTGTGGGGGCTGAATGATCGTTGGCGTGTCGCAGCAGGCTACGGCTATAACGAGGAGACTCGGCACTCCGAACGCTTTGCATTTGGCTTCGAATACGAATCCTGTTGCTGGCGAACCGCAGTCGTCCAGAGTTATGATCGCCCCTCATCGACCGGCGCCGGCACGCACAAACTGTCACTGCAATTCCAATTAAAAGGGCTGGGCCAAATCGGCCGGCGCGCCATCAACAATTTGCGAGATAACATTGAAGACTATGAACCCCGTCCTATTCGCTATTAG
- a CDS encoding ion transporter: MRERIAESAERGLIHQIIIAIILLNAVVIGLETSQAVMAAIGPWLVLLDRVFLAIFILEAGLKIFALRPRAYFTDGWNLFDFAIVVASLIPTTGQFATLARLARILRVLRLVSAFPELRLVIHTLVRSIPSMGHVVLLMSIVFYIYGVAGFYLFHEIDPTHWRDLGISLLTLFRIVTLEDWTDVMYASLAVKPWAWVYYVSFVVLGTFVVINLFIAVVLNNLDEAKAERLEKLRQIPSPENVLAELEKTQESLTRLQLQLSAMSEKMPDASVLDSAAPTSTKP; this comes from the coding sequence ATGCGTGAACGTATCGCCGAGTCTGCCGAACGTGGACTGATTCACCAGATCATTATCGCCATTATCTTGCTTAATGCGGTGGTGATAGGGCTGGAAACAAGCCAAGCCGTGATGGCGGCGATTGGGCCATGGCTGGTGCTGCTGGACCGGGTTTTCTTGGCCATTTTTATCCTCGAGGCTGGGTTGAAAATATTTGCCCTGCGCCCGCGCGCCTATTTCACTGACGGCTGGAACCTGTTCGATTTCGCGATTGTGGTGGCGTCGTTGATTCCGACTACCGGGCAATTTGCGACGCTGGCGCGGCTGGCGCGGATTCTGCGGGTGTTGCGCCTGGTCTCAGCCTTTCCCGAACTGCGCTTGGTGATTCATACCCTAGTGCGCTCGATCCCCAGCATGGGGCACGTGGTACTGCTGATGTCGATCGTGTTTTACATCTACGGCGTCGCCGGTTTTTACCTATTTCACGAGATCGACCCGACCCACTGGCGCGACCTGGGCATCAGTCTGCTGACGCTGTTTCGTATCGTCACGCTCGAAGATTGGACCGATGTCATGTACGCGTCGTTGGCGGTCAAACCCTGGGCTTGGGTGTATTACGTAAGCTTCGTGGTGCTGGGTACCTTTGTCGTCATCAACCTGTTTATTGCCGTGGTGTTGAACAACTTAGACGAGGCCAAGGCCGAGCGGTTGGAAAAGCTACGCCAGATTCCGAGCCCTGAAAACGTGCTGGCGGAACTTGAAAAAACCCAGGAATCCCTGACCCGTTTGCAGCTGCAGTTGAGCGCCATGAGCGAAAAAATGCCCGATGCTAGCGTGCTAGACTCCGCAGCTCCCACTTCCACCAAACCATAG
- a CDS encoding peptidylprolyl isomerase codes for MNPVLFAISLVFATLAHAAPLDRVVAIVEQSPVLASDIDNRLTLLQIQSARQNRSFPEVNTDLRTRILDRLIDEQALRNEAIRQGFSVTDEQVNEGLLRLAQSLGVDGGIASLARELTPLGLPFDRVREETRTELLISAVQRRAVSNQISVSDQEARALIEREGLNQGQVQLSEIFVALPSAPTPEQINQGQQRILGLAQALENGADFDQLATQASDGAQAITGGDLGWREVSGLADAFRNALTGTNSRGITQPFRSRAGFHLLQLNGKRGSETVLIGEALARHILLRPDAITDVEATRLRAIELRTELAGGADFGELAKAFSTDPVSASKGGLLGWSDPSLYVPAFAAQVSNLPLNTVSEPIETRFGWHLIEVLDRRTVESENTGQLQRAKQIIIDRQADEIIAAWTRQVVESSYIERL; via the coding sequence ATGAACCCCGTCCTATTCGCTATTAGCCTAGTATTCGCGACCTTGGCCCACGCCGCGCCCTTGGATCGCGTGGTCGCGATCGTCGAGCAGTCCCCGGTGCTGGCCTCGGACATCGACAATCGATTGACGCTGCTGCAAATCCAAAGTGCTCGCCAAAACCGCAGCTTCCCCGAGGTCAACACGGACCTGCGAACACGCATTTTGGATCGTCTGATCGACGAGCAGGCGCTGCGCAACGAAGCCATTCGCCAGGGCTTTAGCGTCACGGACGAGCAAGTTAACGAAGGCTTGCTGCGGTTGGCCCAAAGCCTCGGCGTCGATGGCGGCATCGCATCGCTGGCCCGGGAGCTGACACCGTTGGGGCTGCCATTTGACCGGGTCCGCGAAGAGACCCGCACCGAATTACTGATCAGCGCCGTCCAACGCCGCGCCGTCAGCAACCAGATCAGTGTCAGCGACCAAGAAGCTCGCGCCCTGATCGAACGCGAAGGCCTCAATCAAGGCCAGGTGCAGCTGTCCGAGATTTTTGTCGCGCTGCCCAGCGCACCCACACCCGAACAGATCAACCAAGGCCAGCAGCGGATTTTGGGGCTGGCCCAAGCCCTCGAAAACGGCGCAGACTTTGACCAATTGGCGACCCAAGCCAGCGACGGCGCCCAGGCTATCACCGGCGGTGACCTCGGCTGGCGTGAAGTGTCCGGCTTAGCCGACGCCTTCCGTAACGCCCTGACCGGGACCAACAGCCGCGGCATCACCCAGCCCTTCCGTTCGCGCGCCGGCTTCCACCTGCTCCAACTCAACGGCAAACGCGGCTCGGAAACGGTGCTGATTGGCGAGGCCCTCGCGCGTCATATTCTGCTGCGACCGGACGCCATTACCGACGTCGAGGCGACTCGCTTGCGCGCCATCGAGCTGCGCACCGAACTGGCCGGCGGGGCTGACTTTGGTGAACTGGCCAAGGCGTTTTCGACCGACCCGGTCTCGGCTTCAAAAGGCGGCTTGCTGGGATGGTCCGACCCCAGCCTGTACGTGCCCGCATTCGCCGCCCAAGTGTCGAACCTGCCGCTGAACACCGTCAGTGAGCCGATCGAAACGCGCTTTGGCTGGCACCTGATTGAAGTGCTCGACCGGCGCACCGTCGAGAGCGAAAACACCGGCCAGCTGCAACGCGCCAAACAGATCATTATTGACCGTCAGGCCGACGAGATCATTGCCGCCTGGACCCGCCAAGTTGTCGAATCCAGCTACATCGAGCGCCTGTGA